AGAGACAACTGAGCACGTTGTGGGAGCAGTTTGCGGACCGTTTTGGTGTCGACGTCCTGCCGACGGCGGAGTTCGACGCGGCGGTCCCGAAGATGGGCGTCGGAGAGCTGTTCGCGCTTCTTGAGCGGCGAATGTCTCTCGGTGACGGCCAGTTCCTGTTGACCGCCCGTAACCACGTGGCATTCGCGAAGACGCTCGTAACCTGGGACCGCGACCACTTCGTCGACCGATTCGCGGGCCGGGTCGCAACTCCCGCAGAGATCCTCGCCTGACCGGCGGCAGCGCAACGCGGTGATGCACCGCAGCTGCGAGGGTACGAACAGTCCGATTCACGTGTACTGGTACGACGACCGGGCTTCGTTGCGTACCGCAACCCGCTGCTGGCGGAGGCGATGAGAGTCCTCAACCTGGTGCAGAGGTGCGGAGCCGGACTGCCCATCGCCCGGCGCGAGCTGCGCGCCAACGAGCAGCCGGACCCGCTGTTCAACGTCACAACGTCACCCCGCAACGCGTCTTCTGCACCGTGCAGGCCCGCGCCGCGGGCGCTCGATGCTGAGTCGTGGTATGCTGTGGGGGAATGGAGGATAGCCCATGGCCAGCCCGCCGGTCGCTCCCGCCAAGGCTCACTACCCCTCATCCGACGGCAAGCCGATGGCGGAAAGCGACTTCCAACGCACCCCGGTGACCTACGCCGTGGAGCGGCTGCGGCACCACTTTCGCAGCCGCCGGGACGTGTACGTTTCCGGTAACCTGCTGCTGTACTACCAGGAGGGCAATCCGCGGGCGGTGGTGGCTCCGGACGTGTTCGTGGTGCTGGGGGCGTCCAGCGACGACCGTTCCATCTACCGCCTGTGGGAGGAGCCCAAGGGGCCGGACTTCGTGCTGGAGATCACCTCGCGCACGACGTACCGCGAAGACCAGGGACGCAAGCGCGAGTTGTACCGATCGCTGGGCGTGCGGGAGTACTGGCAATACGACCCGACGCGCGACTACCTGGAGCCGCCGTTGCAGGGGCTGGAGTTGAGCGCGGGAAAGTATCGGCGGCTGCCCGGGAGGGAGCTGGCGGATGGCACGCTGGCGCTGGCGAGCGGGGTACTGGGGCTGGAGCTGCGGCTGACGGAGCGCGGGCTGCGGTTCCACGATCCGGAGACCGGGCAGGACCTGCCGAACCTTGCGGAAACCGACGAGGCGCGGCGGCGCGAGAGCCAGGCGCGGCAAGCGGCGGAGACGTGCTTGGCGCAGGAAGCGGCGGCCCGCGCAGCCGCGGAAGCGCGAGTGGCTGAGTTGGAGGCTTTGCTGCGCCGGGAGCGTGGCGGCGATTCTGATCAGTAGGACCACCCTCGCGGACACGAATCGGCGCGCCGAGGTGGCGGCGCTGCCTGACTCGTTTCATCGGGATCCGGCCGACCGGATCATCGTGGCGAGCGCGCACGTACACGGCGCCGCCCTGCTCACCAACGACCGCCGCATCCGGGACGCGGCCCTCGTCACCACCATCTGAAGCGGTGGCGGTGTGGACGAAGCCGCGGCCGTGCTGGAGACCAGGCAGTGCTCGTCCGCGGCGCCGCGGCGGACGGGAGGCAGTTTATTGCTACCGCGAGGCCCGCGCTGGACGCCGAATGAACTT
This genomic interval from Spirochaetaceae bacterium contains the following:
- a CDS encoding PIN domain-containing protein, with the translated sequence MAAILISRTTLADTNRRAEVAALPDSFHRDPADRIIVASAHVHGAALLTNDRRIRDAALVTTI
- a CDS encoding Uma2 family endonuclease, with the translated sequence MASPPVAPAKAHYPSSDGKPMAESDFQRTPVTYAVERLRHHFRSRRDVYVSGNLLLYYQEGNPRAVVAPDVFVVLGASSDDRSIYRLWEEPKGPDFVLEITSRTTYREDQGRKRELYRSLGVREYWQYDPTRDYLEPPLQGLELSAGKYRRLPGRELADGTLALASGVLGLELRLTERGLRFHDPETGQDLPNLAETDEARRRESQARQAAETCLAQEAAARAAAEARVAELEALLRRERGGDSDQ